From Piliocolobus tephrosceles isolate RC106 chromosome 16, ASM277652v3, whole genome shotgun sequence, the proteins below share one genomic window:
- the FZD2 gene encoding frizzled-2: MRPRSALPRLLLPLLLLPAAGPAQFHGEKGISIPDHGFCQPISIPLCTDIAYNQTIMPNLLGHTNQEDAGLEVHQFYPLVKVQCSPELRFFLCSMYAPVCTVLEQAIPPCRSICERARQGCEALMNKFGFQWPERLRCEHFPRHGAEQICVGQNHSEDGAPALLTTAPPPGLQPGAGGTPGGPGGGGAPPRYATLEHPFHCPRVLKVPSYLSYKFLGERDCAAPCEPARPDGSMFFSQEETRFARLWILTWSVLCCASTFFTVTTYLVDMQRFRYPERPIIFLSGCYTMVSVAYIAGFVLQERVVCNERFSEDGYRTVVQGTKKEGCTILFMMLYFFSMASSIWWVILSLTWFLAAGMKWGHEAIEANSQYFHLAAWAVPAVKTITILAMGQIDGDLLSGVCFVGLNSLDPLRGFVLAPLFVYLFIGTSFLLAGFVSLFRIRTIMKHDGTKTEKLERLMVRIGVFSVLYTVPATIVIACYFYEQAFREHWERSWVSQHCKSLAIPCPAHYTPRMSPDFTVYMIKYLMTLIVGITSGFWIWSGKTLHSWRKFYTRLTNSRHGETTV, from the coding sequence ATGCGGCCCCGCAGCGCCCTGCCCCgcctgctgctgccgctgctgctgctgcccgcCGCCGGGCCGGCCCAGTTCCACGGGGAGAAGGGCATCTCCATCCCGGACCACGGCTTCTGCCAGCCCATCTCCATCCCGCTGTGCACGGACATCGCCTACAACCAGACCATCATGCCCAACCTTCTGGGCCACACGAACCAGGAGGACGCAGGCCTGGAGGTGCACCAGTTCTATCCGCTGGTGAAGGTGCAGTGCTCGCCCGAACTGCGCTTCTTCCTGTGCTCCATGTACGCACCCGTGTGCACCGTGCTGGAACAGGCCATACCGCCGTGCCGCTCTATCTGCGAGCGCGCGCGCCAGGGCTGCGAAGCGCTCATGAACAAGTTTGGTTTTCAGTGGCCGGAGCGCCTGCGCTGCGAGCACTTCCCGCGCCACGGCGCCGAGCAGATCTGCGTGGGCCAGAACCACTCCGAGGACGGAGCGCCCGCGCTGCTCACCACCGCGCCGCCGCCGGGACTGCAGCCGGGAGCCGGGGGCACCCCGGGCGGcccgggcggcggcggcgctCCCCCGCGCTACGCCACGCTGGAGCACCCCTTCCACTGCCCGCGCGTCCTCAAGGTGCCATCCTATCTCAGCTACAAGTTTCTGGGCGAGCGTGATTGTGCTGCGCCCTGCGAACCCGCACGGCCCGATGGTTCCATGTTCTTCTCACAGGAGGAGACGCGTTTCGCGCGCCTCTGGATCCTCACCTGGTCGGTGCTGTGCTGCGCTTCCACCTTCTTCACTGTCACCACGTACTTGGTAGACATGCAGCGCTTCCGCTACCCAGAGCGGCCTATCATTTTTCTGTCGGGCTGCTACACCATGGTGTCGGTGGCCTACATCGCAGGCTTCGTGCTCCAGGAGCGCGTGGTGTGCAATGAGCGCTTCTCCGAGGACGGTTACCGCACGGTGGTGCAGGGCACCAAGAAGGAGGGCTGCACCATCCTCTTCATGATGCTCTACTTCTTCAGCATGGCCAGCTCCATCTGGTGGGTCATCCTGTCGCTCACCTGGTTCCTGGCAGCCGGCATGAAGTGGGGCCACGAGGCCATCGAGGCCAACTCGCAGTACTTCCACCTGGCCGCCTGGGCCGTGCCGGCCGTCAAGACCATCACCATCCTGGCCATGGGCCAGATCGACGGCGACCTGCTGAGCGGCGTGTGCTTCGTGGGCCTCAACAGCCTGGACCCGCTGCGGGGCTTCGTGCTAGCGCCGCTCTTCGTGTACCTGTTCATCGGCACGTCCTTCCTCCTGGCCGGCTTCGTGTCGCTCTTCCGCATCCGCACCATCATGAAGCACGACGGCACCAAGACCGAGAAGCTGGAGCGGCTCATGGTGCGCATCGGCGTCTTCTCTGTGCTCTACACGGTGCCCGCCACCATCGTCATCGCCTGCTACTTCTATGAGCAGGCCTTCCGCGAGCACTGGGAGCGCTCGTGGGTGAGCCAGCACTGCAAGAGCCTGGCCATCCCTTGCCCGGCGCACTACACGCCGCGCATGTCGCCCGACTTCACGGTCTACATGATCAAATACCTCATGACGCTCATCGTGGGCATCACGTCGGGCTTCTGGATCTGGTCAGGCAAGACGCTGCACTCGTGGAGGAAGTTCTACACTCGCCTCACCAACAGCCGGCACGGCGAGACCACCGTGTAA